A single window of Salvia splendens isolate huo1 chromosome 8, SspV2, whole genome shotgun sequence DNA harbors:
- the LOC121743840 gene encoding GRF1-interacting factor 2-like isoform X1, with amino-acid sequence MQQQAPQTMNQASPAAINVVSTEQIQKYLDENKNLIVAILENQNMGKIAECARYQAILQKNLMYLAAIADAQPPGSGMPSQLPNSLVATQGTAPGLQSHTPIMQQPGAPVVKSPFQLNALRPQDQQNQMLQFQQQLPAHFSLGGGPNGLQLPGQPGPSGSMGFPGSQSGMLEGVSGDNQGNSSFGPADGRE; translated from the exons ATGCAGCAACAGGCGCCGCAGACAATGAATCAAGCTTCACCGGCGGCGATCAATGTCGTCTCCACCGAGCAGATTCAGAAG TATTTGGATGAGAACAAAAATCTTATTGTGGCGATACTGGAGAATCAGAATATGGGGAAAATAGCAGAGTGCGCTAG GTACCAAGCTATCCTTCAGAAGAATTTAATGTATTTAGCTGCTATTGCTGATGCGCAGCCTCCAGGATCCGGAATGCCTTCACAG CTTCCTAATAGTTTAGTCGCAACCCAAGGAACCGCCCCAGGACTGCAAAGCCATACTCCAATAATGCAGCAACCCGGTGCTCCGGTTGTGAAGTCACCCTTTCAGCTCAATGCTCTTCGGCCTCAGGACCAGCAGAATCAGATGCTCCAGTTCCAGCAGCAACTTCCAGCCCATTTCAGTCTTGGAGGGGGGCCCAACGGCTTGCAACTACCTGGGCAGCCAGGTCCGAGCGGTTCAATGGGCTTCCCAGGAAGCCAGTCAGGCATGCTGGAGGGTGTCTCCGGTGATAACCAAGGAAACTCCAGTTTTGGACCTGCAGATGGCCGGGAATGA
- the LOC121743840 gene encoding GRF1-interacting factor 2-like isoform X2, with product MKRKNSPSVPMILMISDSSSHLYLDENKNLIVAILENQNMGKIAECARYQAILQKNLMYLAAIADAQPPGSGMPSQLPNSLVATQGTAPGLQSHTPIMQQPGAPVVKSPFQLNALRPQDQQNQMLQFQQQLPAHFSLGGGPNGLQLPGQPGPSGSMGFPGSQSGMLEGVSGDNQGNSSFGPADGRE from the exons ATGAAAAGAAAGAACAGCCCTTCTGTTCCAATGATCCTAATGATATCAGATTCCTCTTCACATCTG TATTTGGATGAGAACAAAAATCTTATTGTGGCGATACTGGAGAATCAGAATATGGGGAAAATAGCAGAGTGCGCTAG GTACCAAGCTATCCTTCAGAAGAATTTAATGTATTTAGCTGCTATTGCTGATGCGCAGCCTCCAGGATCCGGAATGCCTTCACAG CTTCCTAATAGTTTAGTCGCAACCCAAGGAACCGCCCCAGGACTGCAAAGCCATACTCCAATAATGCAGCAACCCGGTGCTCCGGTTGTGAAGTCACCCTTTCAGCTCAATGCTCTTCGGCCTCAGGACCAGCAGAATCAGATGCTCCAGTTCCAGCAGCAACTTCCAGCCCATTTCAGTCTTGGAGGGGGGCCCAACGGCTTGCAACTACCTGGGCAGCCAGGTCCGAGCGGTTCAATGGGCTTCCCAGGAAGCCAGTCAGGCATGCTGGAGGGTGTCTCCGGTGATAACCAAGGAAACTCCAGTTTTGGACCTGCAGATGGCCGGGAATGA